CCATTAACTAGAGGTTCTCGAcactgggtccctagatgttggactacaactcccatcatccccagccataatgggtGCAGTGGGTGATGTAGCCCAACACtaccaaggtggcttacaacacttaaaatacaataaaatcccaaattctctttagtctgtcctggatggtatGGTTTGTGCCCAGCTGCAAATATttttgaataataaaataaaaataataagcatAACTTATTTGCAGCTGGGCGaagaggggggctccaaaggcctttaggtccagacttcAGAACATGAATAGTTACATTTATTTAAGTTGGGTGGCTGAAAAATATCGAGTTGAGgacaccccccacaaaaaaaaaaacaccctggtCCTGATTCCCTTTCTACATCAACCTAATAACACTCATTAGGCACTCAGGTGACACAAGCCTCAAAAGAGGACTCCCCACAACGCTTCACTGGCTTCTAGTAGCTGCTCAGATACGTCGCTTTGACTAATGGGGCTCTTCTCTGGAAAGTTTTCACTCTGGTCCTGAACTTGTTGCGAGGTCCAGCCaatcctagcctagctgtcaTCTTTTAAATTGATTGGCCAAAGCCTTCACCTGCGGAGTGCCTCCTGCTTTCATTTGATTGGACAGCATCTTTGCCCGTGGAATTCTTCTTATTGGATAGTTTTTGGATGCCACCAAAGCCCTTAACTTTGATAAATATCCTCTTTGCTAAGGCAGAACCAGCCAGCCAAGTAAACAGAACCTTCACCGGTTGCAAATAGAGGGGTCATCTCTTATTGTAACCAGTCACCTTAAGTGCGCAGCCGcagcgggaaatgcttgactaacaagcagaaggttgctggttcgaatccccgctggtgtgtttctcagactatagGAACCATGGGACtatgggcagcagggatataggaaggtcctgaaaggcatcatctcagactgcgcgggaggaggcaatggtaaaactcctcctgtattctaccaaagaaaaccgcagggctctgtgcgcgccaggagtcaaaatcaacttgacggtacactttacttacttattgTAACCAAATTATTATGGACGAATTCTTTACGTAGCCTTAAACTAGATTACACTCATTTTTATTTTCGTGTCTTTCCCTGGCTTCCCCAGACACCTAACTCCTCACACCTATATGCTCCCTCTAGGGAAGATTCTTAGAGTCGCCATTGCTACTAAAGGAAACCATAAATTactttctagtctcccattcatatgcaaccagggcggaccctgcttagctaaagggacaagttatgcttgctactacaagaccagttctccactcCTAGCACAACTTATCCCCCCATAGCCATTTTGATTCTGTTCCCCATACAATCAtggtttcctcttcctcccttatGAAACTTCATCATGGAACAGTCCAGCAAGCCCTTAAAACGCCCCTTGGAACAGCCCAGAGCGCCCCCTGTACACTTTATCCAGATGGAATAGTCCAgtccccccaccttttccctTGGTGGACCAATCCAAGCaagtcctaccccccaccccccggcgcATGATATCTCAACCCAGGAGCATTTAGGCGCCTGTTACTGTACTCAGACAATTTACcatcaccccccgcccccgcttacCAAATGGAACAGCCCACCGTCTCCCCCACACCCTTTCCACACACGGCACAATCCGTCACCAGGACAACGCGATTGGCGGCTACGAATGAAAGGGGCCGACGCGCCGAGTCTCTTCTGATTGGCTGGAAGTCCTTAAGGTCGCCCGGCGGTCGTCCACTCATTACCCCGGAAGTGCTTCCCGGGTCCAATCAGGGCGCGGCGCGGAGGGCGGGGCCGTACCCTGGGAGCAGCGGGAGAAGGCCGTTCGTGGTTGCTGCCGCCATTTTGTGTCGCGGGCCGCCGCCGCTGAAGTACGTGACGGGGACTGGGCTGGGGGGCGGCTGTGGCTGTGGAAGAACGGGGGAGAGTGGGGAGTCCCGGAGGGCGACGGGCAGGGCCTGGGCTGGGCAGTCGgcgtctccctccatccctccacgGCTCGCCTGCTTTTCTAATTCATGGGAGCCCTTCATCCCAATGTGGGTAGTCCGCCTCTGTGGGCTCGAGGCGGCGGACAAAACGGCGAAAGAGGCTCAGTCGTAACTCAACGGCGGGCTTAGTTTTGAAACTGTAGCTAAAGCTTTACTTAGTCTTTTAAAAGAACTCTGTATTCTTACTATAATGGCTATTAATGTCATGGCAGGTCATAAGTGGGCAACTTGCTCGTTATTGCTTTTGTCGGCTGTATTGCGCATGCCTGCTTGACAGTGCATGGACTCTCTCCCAATTCTTATGGATTGGTTGGTAGGGGAGCGTGTCCAGATCTCtgcccccaaggagcttacagcgTGTGTGAGGAgcgggtgggagaaagagagactcCTCCTGGGTACGGAGGGATAtccagatttaaattttaaactggGAAATTCGTCCTTGTTTGCctggctccttgaaggaagagtgggatataaatgtaataaataaatcaaatttttCCAAAATGCATGATTTTACCAACTTTTCTGATGCCTGAAATAGATTGCCATCTGTTTCTGCTTGTTTTATCTATATACAGTGAAGAATACTAGctgcggtggtggggagaatctcctccaccatattaatttctctTCAGTGTGTGTCAGAAGTTTTGTCTGCAAACTTTTTTTGGTGGAATTTCAAGCATACAAAAAGCAATAACAAAGCACTTAAAATCCTCCATCACCACCTTTTGCTGTTGACGGTAGATTCACCTGAGACAGCCATTCAATCATAGCAGGGGCTGATTTCATATttgcaagattttattttttgtctAGCAAATTTAGATCTCTTGAGCCATAGAGCCAATCCCTGATTTGATCAGGACTGTGTTTCAGCTATAAACTCTTACAACCCAGTTTAAAGTGTATAGAGCACCTGATGGATGGATATATCCACAAGAATTGCAACTTAagaaaaaaacaatacaaagctCTGATGGAGACTAAAAAGTGGGGTGTTCAAAGGAAAGTTCGGCTTCAGTTAATCTAGACTTAGAGATTTGGCTGCCTTTTGGCAGATCATGGtttggtggggggtgagggggcagTTCACCTAAAGGGTATGCTCTAGGTTGGACTGTCATATTTCAGCTGACGTTTGGGTGGCTAATTTTTGTTTGTATGCAGAGGAGCACTCTCAGATTTCTTTGTGGCAGACCTACCAGACTGGCTCCCTGGCACAGAACTAAGGAAGCTTGTGGTTCATCTGAagctggggaaagcactggggtgggggagatttctCTGGATCTAgggcttctagatccaaagaaaatttgtcaaggccaaATGGATTTGGATGTAGGAGACACAGCTGCAAATCTTGGCTCAGCTGTGGAACTCGATGCATcatcttgagattgtttttgCTTTGGGGAATCCTGGTTTGCTTGAGGCATCCATTTTGTTTGCCTTTCTTTGTACGGCTGCAGCCTAATGCTCCTTTCCTCCCTTTGCTGCCAGCTCTAGCTGCTGCCATGGTGAAGCTCTTTATCGGTAACCTTCCCCGCGAGGCCACGGAGCAGGAGATCCGCTCCCTCTTTGAGCAGTACGGCCGGGTCCTGGAGTGCGACATCATCAAGAACTACGGCTTTGTGCACATCGAGGACAAGACCGCGGCTGAGGATGCCATCCGCAACCTGCACCACTACAAGCTGCACGGTGTCTGCATCAACGTGGAGGCTAGCAAGAACAAGAGTAAGGCCTCCACCAAGCTGCACGTGGGCAACATCAGCACCAGCTGCACCAACCTGGAGCTGCGGTCCAAGTTTGAGGAGTACGGCCCCGTGCTTGAGTGCGACATCGTGAAGGATTACGCCTTCGTGCACATGGAGCGGGCAGAGGATGCTGTTGAGGCCATCAGGGGCCTTGACAACACGGAATTCCAAGGTGGGAagcagggggcggggtgtgtggaaGTCTAGGCTAGGAAGCGCCCCAATCCCTGGGCtggctggcttctccaggatgaGGCGGCTCAACTTGTCTGATCCTTTCAgtaaggctggcagcagctgtctttTAAACCTGTTTCAGTTTGGCTTCTGGCGAATTATTGGATCAGATAATGGATGTCATTTACCTGTTGCGGTGCTTGAGGAAAGGTACTTCTTTTTGAGGCACTTGAAGGGGGCAGTTCCTATTCTAGGTGCGGGTTTTAATAAGCAAGCCACTCGCATTGTTAAAAAGAAATGCTTCCTTGAAACTTGGGGGATATGTTCTTGGTGGAAATGCACTACATCTGGAATGGAGTCACATTTCAATTTGAGGCCTGCTAAACTTATGAAAGATCTGCATTTAAGaactccattttaaaagatgcatttcAGTTAGGCTGGCAGCATGTATGGGGAGGAAAACGAGAGTAGCATcgattttattgcattttttatttttccatttgtatcctgctctttcttcaaggagcccagtgcaGTGTACATAGTTTTGTTGATCCTCAcaaaacagccctgtgaggtaggtcaggctgagagagacgtgactggctcagagtcacccagtggctaAATGAGGAGcttaacttgggtctccccataatccaccactctaaccactacaccatgctaaaCAAATGTTTCCCAGCTTTGGATACAAATTATGCAGAAAATGTTTACGATGTTACATAGTTTTCTTTGCATCAAATTTGACACAGCAAGCAGGAACAAAGTGTCCATGTCTTCAAAAGTCCTCAAGTCTCTGCTTGTTCCCAGCTCTGCTACATTTGTAGGTCTGTTGAAGCTTTTGTTGGTTAATTTGATGGAAGCCTGCTGCCCTGTGAAACTAGGGACTGGGAGCCAAAGACTGGCTCCAATCAATGTGCTGTACGATCCACCCACCAACTTAGCCAGCCTCGTTGGCCTTGTCCAGCCCAGGACAGATAACTCAGTTGCATCTCCTTGAGTTTCCATGCCTGACGTCTCCTTTCCTGccaacatgattttttaaaaaaactctcttCTCCCCTtactccctttctttctttcgtaTGTCTCCTCCTATCATTCATTGAACTTTTGCTCAGGTCCTTATGTCTCGGCCAACTGCCTGCTTTTTCCTTCAGCCAGTTCTCGTCTGGGCTCCTGTGTCTTCATCCGCTCTCACCTGACTTCCCAGCCTTCCATTAATATGATTCTCTCTCCTGCTTTATTTCCAACAGCACACAGCTTCTCCCTTTCCAAGGCTCTGCATGAAGCTTTTAGCTGACCTTTTACTTCTCTCCCAGAAACTGTAGTGTTTGTCAGCATCCTATTGCTGACAGCTGCCTGCTGAGCAGTTGAATATCCTTGTACATTCAAGACATCGCAGCAAATCTGGCAACGTTTAGGGGCAGCCAGGCAAgatcctttttttgttttgttttttagcttGTATTATATAccagtattttctttctttcctttgcattcagagctTTTTTTGGAGGGGAATAGTGGGGGAAGCTGAACTCCTGAGCAAACTTGAAGCTGAGGATATTACAAATCTGAAATGCAGATGTTGGTCAAAATGTGTGAAGAAAACAAGCTTCCCCAAATTTGGCTGTGTTATGGagaaaacttatttttaaatttatagctcgctcttcctccaaggagcccagaacagtgtacatgagTTTTTTGTTTGTCCTCGCAAccgccctgtgaggtaggttaggctgagagagaaagggactggcccagagtcacccagtgagttgcatggctgagtgggggatttgaactcgggtgtcccaagtcctaggccagcactctaactactagaGGGTGGAAGAAAAGCTCTTTCATTTGAAACAGCTTGGTTGAGATGTgtttatggggggtgggggtgggggctttgtAGAGCATGGCCAGGAAACATATCCCGAAGAGAACCCTAACCCTTTGAAgcaccaacattttaaaaaggcaaggcTCTCTTTCCCAGTGTATCCCTTGCTGAGCCTCTTGGAATGCGTAGGCCTGCCGCCCGCTGCCTATGTGCTTGTTTTGGTCTCCGGCAGGTAatccctctccctggctgcctAGGCATCACTTTGGGATGGGGAGCCTGCCGTACCTTGCGGGCTCCACAGggtaccctgctgccccttaGAGCAGTTCAGCACATCTGGTCTTGGATTTGGTGCCAAGAATGCCATAGAACCAGATCCGACGGTTGCAGCTAGCTGGCTGGTTGGGTGTGTTTTCTCCCGGCCAAACCTTCCTTGGCTTAGGCTCACTGACGCGTGCTGGGCCAGTCACCAGTCGGGGATAACTTCCTGGAGAGGACCTGTGTTAGGCTGTAGCAGCAGAAAAGACAGGCTTGCTTTGGAGACGGACTGGTCTCTGTGGCAGAATTTGCAGGAGGAGCTTACTGCATCTGGTGTGTGAAATAGCTGGTGGAGGGGGTCGCTGCTGCTGCTTAGGATTGGGGTCTAGCCACTGAGGACTGTTGCTGGAGAATCCAGTTGTCGGCTCTCTCCAGGGGTCAAAAAATGAAGGCTGAGCTCTCTAGCCAGCCATGGCCACCAACCCCCTCTCTGTCCTCCAACCCTGTTCTGGTGCACAGGCCTTAGAAGAGAAGCGAGTCTTCTCCCATTTGCagtgggatatggagatggtaagaaacagcgggagccctctgctgctgctcagagggGATATCTGTTGTTTCTGGCCTTCtccaaaatggcagtggaaatgaccCCTCTGCTGAGGTGTCCtgctgctgggtgtcctgctcgccagagggccAGGGGCACTCTTGcctggcgagctggcaagtggatttgtggatGCCTGGCTATCTCCCTCCACTCACTGGCATATGCCTAGTAGTATTCCTTCCCCGACCCCTACCAAAAAACAACCCATCATCTCAGGGGCTTGCCAGTAGCTCTTCGGTCCTCTGTCTGTGCTCCTCAGTTGAAAGGTGGGGTAAGCCTGCCTCGTGGACTGGGTGTGTCAGGGCGGCCGGAAGGGATGCTGTTGGCTCCTGTGAACACGACAGCAAAGCGCGAGGCTgctggcagtggggagagaggctGCTTCGGCCTTCCGTGACTCATGGGATGCTGCATGTGGGCGAAGGGTTTGGAAATCgtctgcggggtgtgtgtgcttctgcTGGGTGGCTTAGGGAGGAAGAGGCTCGTCCTTATCGAGGCCACAGCATCTAGGCCTTGGGAGAGgttctcttccctgcccccaagCACCGAGTGGCACGCTGCCTTTTGGCCTCTGTGGTGCCTTCTTGCAGAGTCGGTGTCCCAAGGTTTCTCTCCTCGGTTTGAACTGGCTGTCGGTAATATGCCAGGAATCAGAGTCGACTGCATCTCAAACCCCCAGGTCTCTAAAGCCTGGGAACCCAACTGAGATCCCCGTGAGCGGAATCGGTGCAGCCCATTTGATGTGCTCCATTCAAGCTCCACTTGGCTGgagtagggaataatggagacaAGGCCACGCCAGAGACCTTGTCAGTGGGCAGGGAGGAGTTGCCGAGGGTGCTAGGATTGAATTCTGTGGGAGGGACCAGCTCACTCCCCCTGCAGTTTCTCTCCCCTGGTTTCAGAGCCTTAAGCATATGCACTCTGCTGCTGTCACTGGGGCTGCAGATGTGCGCTTTAACAAAACCCTGGCAGCCACGATGCTTGTGTTCTGGATACCCTGGGTCCCACACTGGAAGCCACACACTGGCCTGGGCAGCCCACTAGCTTCCAAGGTCTCcacctgagcccccccccccccagctttgatGGACCCTTCCTGCTTCATCACGGCGTTCGGCAGGGCTACAAACCAAAGGTGTCCAGTTCTGAGCAGCCCGGCCCGTGTCGAGGGCTCGCATGGAATATCGTGCATCCCTCAGCAGCCTCTGCTCTGCTTCCCCAGCAAGGACCCagcccccttcctgctgcagggTGCAGCGGAACCTAGCAACGCTTTGCCTGTCCACTTGGCTGTGGTGGGttgggccagctggttcccccCCTGGTGTGGTGGTGACGTGTTgacctgctgtgctgctgcttcttctttttttgctgtGAACTGTTCTTGAACGTGTCTTGATAGCTGCCCTTCTTGCGTCTGTTTCTTCAAGGCAAACGAATGCGCGTGCAGTTGTCCACCAGCCGGCTCAGGACCGCGCCCGGGATGGGAGACAAGAGCGGCTGCTACCGGTGTGGGAAGGAGGGTCACTGGTCTAAAGAGTGCCCGGTAGATCGCACGGGGCAAGTGCCCGAGCTGACCGAACCTTATAGCGAGCAGTACGGCGTGGTGCGCAACCCCTACCCCACGGGCTATGGGGACCCCGTGTATTACGATGACCCTTACGGAATGGTGGACTACTATAAACGGTACCGCGCGAGGTCCGCCGCGGCCGCCGCGTACGGGGCTTCTGCATATGACGCTTATGCGGAGCAGACCATGGCCCAGTATTCCCAGTACGCCCAGTACTCGCAAGCCACAGCCATGGCCAACCGCCTCTCGACTGCCTTAGACCCCTACGAGAGGGCCTTGCTGCCGGCCTCGGGAACTGCCGCTGCGGTTGctgcggcggccgcggcggccgcCGCGACCTCCTCCTTTTACACCCGGGATAGAAGCCCCCTGCGTCGCTCGGCAGCTGCGGCTTCCACCGTCGGAGACCTGTACGGCTACGAGCGGGTCCAGCTCTCTCCCGTCCCGCGATCCTCCCTCTACGACGTCCAGCGGTTCGGGCGGGACACAGGCGCGGACAGGTTGCGGTACTCCGCgtactgaggctggaggtgagagtgGTTTTCCCATGGGGCGCTTGGCGAAGGGGGCTGGAGCCATCGGTGTGGCCGGGGGAGAGACCGGGGGGCACAGCCCGCTGTGGGCGTCCTCCAGTCTCCGCAGGGCCGCTTTGAGGAGCGGCGGGGATCTAGCGCTGAGGACCTCTGGAGCATGCTGGGCCTTGGAGATCGAGATGGgtccagtgccagccaggagggaTGCTCTTCTGCTCACCGTTCCTCTAGCATTTGGCCGCAGGTCACGGGTAGAGGGGACATGGTTGTCCCACGAGAGGAATAGACGCCATGCTACAACTTCTAAAACCTGGTCTGTAGGCCAGGCCTGTCcatcctcccctccccgagtGCCTCTGCTTTCCTCTTCTGTTGCCCCTGCCCTAGTCCCCCACCCTCTTGGTGGTTAACTTGAGCAGGCTCAATAGAGGCCATCCAGTCTAGTGAGAGGCGGTGGGGCCTTGGAGGGCAAGGCCTTAAGGTGCTCTGGCATGGTCCCCACACCTGCTCTTTCCCTGCCCGAGAGAGGTTCCTTCCCCTCAAGGCACAGAAACGGGCTTATATCGAAGTGACTAGCCAACCTCACATCTTCCTTCAGTAAATTAGGCGCTGTGTGAAGAgctccttccttctgtctctcctgCACCCAGTGCCAATCTGCTTCAGTGGGGCTCTGTGACCTCGGGTATTATGAGCGACGGAAGAATCTCTCCACTCTTTCCTCATAGTTCTATAGATCTCGTTCATATTCCTACCCCACCCCGGGTCAATTATTTTTCAAAACGAACCCACTTCAGATGCTCTTATTGCAGGGAAGGTGTTCCAGTCCCTTGGTCGACGTAGTTGCGCtgttctgtattttttttttttaaagtccctttGATATTCTTTTGGGCACAGGGCAATCCCGAACTGTAGGTGATATTctaaatgtggtcacaccatggATGCACATTATCTTTGGTATCGCCCCTCCTAACCACTCCCAAGATTTGAGTTTCCCCCCTTCCACTGCCACACTTCCGTCGAGCTTCTCACCACAACCCTCAAGATCTCCTTTCCTGGTTAGTCCCAGCCAGACCCCGTCAGTGTATCTCTGAGCGGGGCATTCACCTGGGAGTTGCCAGGTGGAATTGTGTGAGGTGGGAATTCCAGTATACAGTCCCCACAAGCATCTCTTGCCCGTGGCTGGGTGAAACAATAGCAACAATAACAGCCGCCCTTCTGCAGCATCAAGGTTCGTGCTGTTCTCAGGGTTCTCGCAGGATTGCCCGAGATGCCTTAGTGGTTTGCCCGGTTCGATTCAGGTATTGAATCAATCGGCCAGAATTGATTCAGGTAGGTGCCTGGGCCGTTATTGCAGAGAGAGACGCTTTAGTGCTGCTGGCAGAGGGGCTGGTTCAGTGCTAGTGCCCTTGCTTGGCACATCCAGCGTCCCAGATTCAGCATCTCCAGTTGCAAAGGGTCTTGAGGAGCACAGGCAGGAAAGGCCCTTTGCCAGGGCGCTTGGGAGACCAAGCCAGTTACCGGTCTCACTTGAGAGAAGGCAGCCTCGGGTCCTCTTTCAGGGATGGAGACTCGAATGGGAATGCATGTAGTGTGGCTCGAGAGAATCGGTTGCTGCACATTTTGGTTCTGTCTGCTGTGTTGTGTGGAAATAGAACCGACCAGCCACCTTTCAGGATGTCTAGAAGTCCGTCCAGTGCTGGAAGTCGTGTTAGCTCCCTGAAACTAATTGAAAGCGGGATAGTGCACAGGCCAGCAGGGATGGCTGGTGCCATCTGGGGGGATGAAGGCTCATTGTGATGGTTGGGTAAGGTCTGTACCCCGGAGATCTAAAAGAGTGATGGCATTGAGGACTCTCGGCTCGCAGCGTGTCCTCCTGTTTtgaatggccaaatttgcagtggtgcgtcaaacttttaaaagtgtttttaaaaaacacaaaaacaactaTAAAATGTTTTGGATGATGTTAGTGGAATTGACATGAAAATTGGCAGGCATGTTCTCCAAAGATCACTCCATGAAGAGAGTACAACTGTTCGTTCACTGTTAGCCgaaccctttgctctgtgcaaaaatgcctgcaattttaccctcactgtttgggggta
The Hemicordylus capensis ecotype Gifberg chromosome 14, rHemCap1.1.pri, whole genome shotgun sequence genome window above contains:
- the LOC128337435 gene encoding RNA-binding protein 4B-like isoform X3, translating into MVKLFIGNLPREATEQEIRSLFEQYGRVLECDIIKNYGFVHIEDKTAAEDAIRNLHHYKLHGVCINVEASKNKSKASTKLHVGNISTSCTNLELRSKFEEYGPVLECDIVKDYAFVHMERAEDAVEAIRGLDNTEFQGRLFEGWTSGSCGTMPASRCVDFAFSMVSLMDILCLFKA
- the LOC128337435 gene encoding RNA-binding protein 4B-like isoform X1, with the translated sequence MVKLFIGNLPREATEQEIRSLFEQYGRVLECDIIKNYGFVHIEDKTAAEDAIRNLHHYKLHGVCINVEASKNKSKASTKLHVGNISTSCTNLELRSKFEEYGPVLECDIVKDYAFVHMERAEDAVEAIRGLDNTEFQGKRMRVQLSTSRLRTAPGMGDKSGCYRCGKEGHWSKECPVDRTGQVPELTEPYSEQYGVVRNPYPTGYGDPVYYDDPYGMVDYYKRYRARSAAAAAYGASAYDAYAEQTMAQYSQYAQYSQATAMANRLSTALDPYERALLPASGTAAAVAAAAAAAAATSSFYTRDRSPLRRSAAAASTVGDLYGYERVQLSPVPRSSLYDVQRFGRDTGADRLRYSAY
- the LOC128337435 gene encoding RNA-binding protein 4B-like isoform X4 → MVKLFIGNLPREATEQEIRSLFEQYGRVLECDIIKNYGFVHIEDKTAAEDAIRNLHHYKLHGVCINVEASKNKSKASTKLHVGNISTSCTNLELRSKFEEYGPVLECDIVKDYAFVHMERAEDAVEAIRGLDNTEFQAHSFSLSKALHEAFS
- the LOC128337435 gene encoding RNA-binding protein 4B-like isoform X2, with protein sequence MVKLFIGNLPREATEQEIRSLFEQYGRVLECDIIKNYGFVHIEDKTAAEDAIRNLHHYKLHGVCINVEASKNKSKRMRVQLSTSRLRTAPGMGDKSGCYRCGKEGHWSKECPVDRTGQVPELTEPYSEQYGVVRNPYPTGYGDPVYYDDPYGMVDYYKRYRARSAAAAAYGASAYDAYAEQTMAQYSQYAQYSQATAMANRLSTALDPYERALLPASGTAAAVAAAAAAAAATSSFYTRDRSPLRRSAAAASTVGDLYGYERVQLSPVPRSSLYDVQRFGRDTGADRLRYSAY